A stretch of the Malus sylvestris chromosome 10, drMalSylv7.2, whole genome shotgun sequence genome encodes the following:
- the LOC126586690 gene encoding uncharacterized protein LOC126586690: protein MDREQDELQFLGIFGIYKEAYKIVFSRRKIFSQITLALILPLSIVFLAHIALSNIILSNIIHNEIVLDGTSTNNPRYEKMSDVISSEWATYWLFKAAYFTFLLIFSLLSTSAIVYTIACIYTAREITFKKVMSVVPKVWKRVMVTFLCTFMAFFCYNIVALLVLIIWVLSMGISSDASVIIGFLLLIVYFIGFGYLTLIWQLASVVSVLEEARGIKAMAKSKELLKGNMWVATIIYFRLNVLAALLQFGFQQLVVSGRSFSVAERVAYGVICLLLLLKLILFGLVIQTVLYFVCKSHHHENIDKSELSDHLEVYLMGGYMPLSSKDVQFEKV, encoded by the coding sequence ATGGATAGAGAACAAGATGAATTGCAATTTCTTGGGATTTTTGGCATCTACAAAGAAGCCTACAAAATAGTATTTTCACGGAGAAAAATCTTCAGCCAAATTACATTAGCCTTGATCCTCCCTTTGAGCATCGTATTCTTGGCGCACATAGCACTCTCAAACATCATTCTCTCAAATATCATACACAACGAAATAGTCCTTGATGGAACAAGCACCAACAATCCAAGGTATGAAAAAATGTCAGATGTCATATCCTCCGAGTGGGCAACTTATTGGCTTTTCAAGGCTGCATACTTCACCTTCCTGCTCATCTTCAGCCTCCTCTCCACCTCTGCCATTGTATACACAATCGCATGTATATACACGGCGCGAGAAATCACCTTCAAGAAGGTGATGAGCGTAGTCCCGAAAGTGTGGAAGCGAGTTATGGTCACGTTCTTGTGCACTTTCATGGCTTTTTTTTGTTACAACATAGTGGCTTTATTAGTCCTAATCATTTGGGTACTTTCGATGGGCATCAGTAGTGATGCCAGTGTTATAATTGGGTTTTTACTACTCATTGTTTACTTCATAGGGTTTGGTTACCTAACCCTAATCTGGCAACTGGCTAGCGTGGTCTCCGTTCTTGAAGAAGCAAGAGGGATCAAAGCCATGGCGAAGAGCAAGGAACTACTAAAAGGAAATATGTGGGTGGCTACAATCATATACTTTAGACTCAACGTTTTGGCCGCCCTTCTACAATTTGGGTTTCAACAACTAGTTGTGAGCGGAAGGTCATTTAGTGTGGCTGAAAGAGTAGCTTATGGAGTTATATGCTTGTTGCTGCTTCTCAAGCTGATTTTGTTTGGTCTTGTGATCCAAACTGTGCTCTATTTCGTTTGCAAGTCGCACCACCACGAAAACATCGACAAATCGGAGTTATCAGATCACCTTGAAGTTTATCTGATGGGGGGTTATATGCCTCTCAGCTCTAAGGATGTTCAATTTGAAAAagtttaa